In the genome of candidate division WOR-3 bacterium, the window GATCGACAATAACTGGATAAAAAAGGTCTCGCTCTTTGCTCTTCCTCTGATACCCTACACAAGCACTTTGCTCGTTCTCACTTTTGCCGACAGATTTCTCATAAGATACTTTATCGGATACGAATCGGTGGCAATATATTCTTTAGGGGCGAAAATCTCCGCTGTCATATCAGCCGTGTCTTCAGGTTTCAGAAACGCGTGGGGACCTTATTTTTACAGCACTTATTCAGAAATAGATTCTGGGAAAAACTACGCGAGGGTTTTTGATCTTTTCAATTTCTTCGCGGTCGGGACCATGCTGTTTGTGGTTTTTTTCTCAGATCAAATCATATCAATGCTTTCCACGGAACAGTATTATCCTGCAAAAACAATCGTCCCTTTTCTAATCGTCAGCAATATTGTCTTCAACCTGCAATACTTTTTACTTGGAATATACATCAAGAACAAAACCATATATTTGACCTATTCCACGCTTATAGGAATAGTTTTAAACCTGACTCTCGACATATTTCTGATTCCGAAATTCAAACTGCAAGGTGCGGCTATCGCGACAATGGTATCGTTTTCCGTTATGTTCATTATCAACATGGTTCTGTCCCAAAGACTGTATAAAATACCATATAGGATAAAATTCAATTTGATCTCTTTTACGCCTTGGGTTCTTTTATGCCTTTTCTGGAACTCTTTTTTCGTCAACTATTTAGGTTCGACAATCCAGATTGTTCTGATCCTTTCCCTTTACATCTTCATAAACAACAAGACTCACGTATTCAGCTTCAGGGAAATCGCGGACAGGATAAAAAAACTGCCAAAAAAATAAAAGCAACTCTATACATTAAGACGCCAAACCCGTGATTCATGCAAATGATGCAGTCGCAAAAATAAAATTTAAACACCTGCCGGAGAAGGATTTATATAGTCTGGAACCATGGACGAAGCTTCCAGAATTTTCGTGTAAGGATTGTCCCAGAGTTCAAAAAGGCTTGAAGCCAGCTCTTCGAATTGCCCTTCTCCCACAGGAGAAGCAATATACCCGGATTCATTCAAAAACGAAGAGATTTTATTGTCTATGTCTCCCGCGACCACGAACTCTTTGGTTACAATTTTCTCTTTCAGGGAATCGATTTTGAGAGACTCTGTCAAGAAAATCGGCGCCAACCCGGTTTTAGAATTTTTAAAAAATCCGCAGTAAAATTCGCCGGCTCTGGCTTCTCTGACCGAAAGTATGTATTCTGAAATTTTCCTGTGCTTCCAGGCGAGGGCGTAGAGTGTGTTAATGCCCTTAATTTCAATTTTCGTCCCCAGATAAAACGCTTTTAAAAACGCCATCCCCACTCTCAATCCAGTGAAAGATCCCGGACCGGTTACTATAGCGGCTCTATGAATATTCTGCGCTTTCATGTTAAGAGATTTCAACGCTTTCTCCATAATCAACACTACATCTTCTCCACCCGCCCTCTTCGAATGCCTGGATATGAGAATTTCGCTACCGCAGGGATTTTTAACCGAAAGCGCGATCCCCTTCGAAGAAGTGTCTATTCCCATGAAACTCAAACAGTTCTCTCCAATCGGGTTATGTTTACTTTTCTGCCCTTGCCCTTTTCAATGAATTCGATAAGAATCTGCCATCGAGGTACGGGAAGATATCTATCTTCGAGTTTGTCCGCCCATTCGACGAGTTTTAAAGCGCTTGAAACTATTATTTCATCCCAATCCATAAAGGATAGATCTCCCTTGTCCTTCATCCTGTATAAATCTATGTGATATATCCCCACTTCCCCTTCGTAGTAATTTACAAATCCAAAAGAAGGGCTTGTTACCTTGTCTCTTACACTAAAATATGAGCATATGACCTGAGCGCTGAACGTCTTGCCAGCTCCGAGAGGTCCTACAAGAGCCACAAAATCGTCTTTCGACAGGCTTTTACAAAAAGACTCTATTTGATTTTTCATGGAAATTATGTCGGGAGCCAGGAAATGAATTTCAGGAAGAGGCAACGGCGATACCTTCTAAAACAAGGTAGGGAAAGTATTCTCCTTTTTCGACCCAATTTTTGACGATTTCTCCCCCCCCTCCGGTGATTATCAAATCCGGAAGTATTCCGGTGTCATTTTTAATCTTTTCGAGGGAGAGCTCAACAGCTCCTTTAACCGAAAAATAGACTCCGTTGGAAACAGACTGAAACGTTGTCGAGGCGACAGGGAGTTTGATTTCAAGTTTTGTATGATCGATTTTTCCAATACCGGCGCAGGAGGAAAGAGATTCAGTCATCATCTGTATTCCCGGCATGATGAAACCTCCGCGAAAGATTCCGTCTCTGTCGACAAAATTGAATGTCATCGCGCTTCCGCTGTCTACTAGGACAAACGGAGGTTGTTTCCTGACCATTGCTCCGATGATCGCCAAAATTCTGTCAAGGCCGATTGTCTCTTCGTCAAGCCCTTCCATGGGCACGTGTTTTAAAATTTTTCTGTCGAGTATTTTAATATCATCGGTTTTGACTGATTCAGAAAGCAGTCTTATCCACTGAAATGATTTTTCAGGCACAACTGACGATATGGTTATCGAATCGAATCCCTGAGGCAAAGGAGGAATACTGTTCGGGACTTCAGTGAAGGTTTTGCAAAGTTTGACTCGCGGAGGTGTCCCCGTCAGCAGAGCGAGCTTGTGGTTCGAATTCCCTATGTCCAGAGCGACTATATTCAATTATTCTCTTCCTTCCTTATGACCCAAACGGGCAAATTCACCTCAGTTTCTGAGTGAAGAACAATTTTAACGGTGTGGCTGCCCAGTTTTTTTATGTGTTCATTCATGAATACATTGTGCCGGTCTATCTCTATGCCGTGTTGTTCCTTCAGTAGCCTCGCTATGTCTCTCTCGGTTACGGATCCATAAAGCTTTTCCATGGGCGAAGCTTTAGCTTTGATCGTGATGCTCTTTTCTTCTATCATTGAGGCAAGTTCTTCCGCTTCGGCTTTCCCCTTCATCGCTTTTTTCAGCCTCTGCTGTCTTAATTCCTCTACCATTTTCAAAGCGCCGGGAGTGGCTGCAACAGCGAGTTTCTTAGGTAAAAGGTAATTTCTGGCGTAACCCTTCTTTACGTTTACCACATCCCCTGTTTTGCCGAGTTTATCAACCACGTCTCTTAAAACTACTTTCACTTCTCCTCCTCACCTGTAATATTCAATGACGCTCGGCATCAATCCGGAGTTTTTGCATTTTTTTATGGCTTTGCTGACCTTCCTCTGATGAAGTGAGCAGAGACCAGTAATTCTCCTGGGAAGAATTTTTCCGCTTTCCATGATGAAATTCTCCAACTTCTCGACGTCTTTGTAATCGATTGTATCCTTTTTCTCTTTACACAAAATGCACACCTTCATATTTGTTCCTCCTAAAATTTATTAAAACGGAATATCGTCTTCCTCGTTTTGAGAGGTTTCGTTGTATACATAATCCGAAGTTTCACCACCGGAAACTTCAAAAGAGGCGTTAGAAGCAAAAACAAGAGGATATATCCTCGAAGCCGTCACGTCAAAAGCTTTTATGTTTTCTTTTTCAGGCGTGTTGTATTTATAACCTCTAAGTCTTCCTTCGACGATGACCGGTGTGCCCTTCTGAAGATTAGCTTGTACTTTATCAGCCAAGAAATCAAAAGCTGTAACTCTGATGAAAAACGTGTCCGGGTCAGCCCATCCGTCTCCACTCTTAGATCTCTTGGGAGTACTCACGGCTATGGCGAAAGAAGCGAACTGCTTGCCGCTTTGCGTGAATTTTACTTCCGGGTCCGACGCCACTCTCCCTGACAGTATCAAAAAGTTGATATTCGGAACCCTGATTTTTCCGTCAGGCATTTGCTTTCTCCTTTTCAGGTTCTTCAACCCGGACGACGAAATGTCTTAAAATCTCCGGTTTCATGTTTAAATAGCGTCTGTACCCCTCGATAAAAGAAGGCGAAGATTTGAATATATTAAAAATGTAACTGCTTTGGATTTTTTTGTTGTTTTTCACTACGAGTTCTTTTTTTCCAGCTTCTTTTTGAGAAAGGACTTCGCCCTGGTTTTTGGACACGTAATCTTTTATATCCTCGAGGATTTCTCTCAATTTTTCATCGCCTATTCTCGCGTCAATTATGAGAAGGTTTTCGTACTTATTCATCCTTTTGTTCCTCCTTTGAACATCTCAGTCTGTTATATTTGTTCATGGCGTAATCAATGCCTTTCAAAGCCCAGTCTTCCAATGCTTCGGCGGCTTTGCATAAGGTCTCCCTGAGTTTTATTTCTTGAGCTTCATCGAATGGGCTCAGGACGAAATCAGCGGGATCTTCCCCCTCAGGGAGAGGACCTATACCTATTTTCAGGCGTTGGTAGGTTTTTCCAGCCCATGTCTGAATTGACAAAAAACCTTTATGCCCTCCGCTGCTACCCGATCTCCTGAACCTCAAATTTCCGAGTTCGATTTCAAAATCATCGGCTACAAAAAGTGATTTTTTAAGGTCATCTTCTTTCATGCCAATTATCCCGAGCACCTCGCCGCTTGTGTTCATGAACTTCTGCGGCTTCACGAGTTCGAGTTTCACGCCCCCGAGATCGACTATGGATTTATGATAATCCGGTCTCTTAAGCCATTTTCCTCCAAAGGACTCGGTAAATCTGTCCAGAGCCATCATCCCTGCGTTATGCCTCGTCATTTGATATCTCTTCCCAGGGTTTCCCAATCCGAAGACAAATAACTTCATTCCTCTTTTGCTTCTGCGGATTCCGCACCTTCGGCGCTCACGGCAGTTTCAGCTTCAGTTTTTTCTTCAGCGGCTTTGGCTGCTTTTGGAGCAATAACAGCCGCTATAAGCTGATAGGATTCGTTCAGGCACCGAGCGTTTTTGAATTCAATATCCTTGACATGGATCTTGTCTCCCATTTTCAAGGAACTGACATCCAATTCTATATTATCTGGCAAATTGTCGGGAAGAGCCTCGATATGTAGTTCCCTCAATGAAATTTCGAGTATACCGCCTGTCTTCACTCCTTCTGGAGTCCCTTTTGTGACAACCGGCACTGTCACTTTTAACGCTTCTTTCGCGTGAATGAGCTGTAAATCCAAATGGATAAGCCTGTCGGTCATAGGGTCTTTCTGGTACTCTTTGATGATTGTCATCATGTTGTCGCCGCTTTCGTCTTTAAAACTCAATTCT includes:
- a CDS encoding 30S ribosomal protein S18, which encodes MKVCILCKEKKDTIDYKDVEKLENFIMESGKILPRRITGLCSLHQRKVSKAIKKCKNSGLMPSVIEYYR
- the tsaB gene encoding tRNA (adenosine(37)-N6)-threonylcarbamoyltransferase complex dimerization subunit type 1 TsaB; the protein is MSFMGIDTSSKGIALSVKNPCGSEILISRHSKRAGGEDVVLIMEKALKSLNMKAQNIHRAAIVTGPGSFTGLRVGMAFLKAFYLGTKIEIKGINTLYALAWKHRKISEYILSVREARAGEFYCGFFKNSKTGLAPIFLTESLKIDSLKEKIVTKEFVVAGDIDNKISSFLNESGYIASPVGEGQFEELASSLFELWDNPYTKILEASSMVPDYINPSPAGV
- the tsaE gene encoding tRNA (adenosine(37)-N6)-threonylcarbamoyltransferase complex ATPase subunit type 1 TsaE, which gives rise to MPLPEIHFLAPDIISMKNQIESFCKSLSKDDFVALVGPLGAGKTFSAQVICSYFSVRDKVTSPSFGFVNYYEGEVGIYHIDLYRMKDKGDLSFMDWDEIIVSSALKLVEWADKLEDRYLPVPRWQILIEFIEKGKGRKVNITRLERTV
- the rpsF gene encoding 30S ribosomal protein S6, which produces MNKYENLLIIDARIGDEKLREILEDIKDYVSKNQGEVLSQKEAGKKELVVKNNKKIQSSYIFNIFKSSPSFIEGYRRYLNMKPEILRHFVVRVEEPEKEKANA
- a CDS encoding single-stranded DNA-binding protein, coding for MPDGKIRVPNINFLILSGRVASDPEVKFTQSGKQFASFAIAVSTPKRSKSGDGWADPDTFFIRVTAFDFLADKVQANLQKGTPVIVEGRLRGYKYNTPEKENIKAFDVTASRIYPLVFASNASFEVSGGETSDYVYNETSQNEEDDIPF
- a CDS encoding type III pantothenate kinase yields the protein MNIVALDIGNSNHKLALLTGTPPRVKLCKTFTEVPNSIPPLPQGFDSITISSVVPEKSFQWIRLLSESVKTDDIKILDRKILKHVPMEGLDEETIGLDRILAIIGAMVRKQPPFVLVDSGSAMTFNFVDRDGIFRGGFIMPGIQMMTESLSSCAGIGKIDHTKLEIKLPVASTTFQSVSNGVYFSVKGAVELSLEKIKNDTGILPDLIITGGGGEIVKNWVEKGEYFPYLVLEGIAVASS
- a CDS encoding 50S ribosomal protein L25, translated to MHRFSIEVEKRETMGKNKAKSSRKNDLIPGVVYGHKEKNRHFLVKRDDMVPLLRKLKGEPAIIELSFKDESGDNMMTIIKEYQKDPMTDRLIHLDLQLIHAKEALKVTVPVVTKGTPEGVKTGGILEISLRELHIEALPDNLPDNIELDVSSLKMGDKIHVKDIEFKNARCLNESYQLIAAVIAPKAAKAAEEKTEAETAVSAEGAESAEAKEE
- a CDS encoding aminoacyl-tRNA hydrolase: MKLFVFGLGNPGKRYQMTRHNAGMMALDRFTESFGGKWLKRPDYHKSIVDLGGVKLELVKPQKFMNTSGEVLGIIGMKEDDLKKSLFVADDFEIELGNLRFRRSGSSGGHKGFLSIQTWAGKTYQRLKIGIGPLPEGEDPADFVLSPFDEAQEIKLRETLCKAAEALEDWALKGIDYAMNKYNRLRCSKEEQKDE
- a CDS encoding polysaccharide biosynthesis C-terminal domain-containing protein, yielding MNLKTLLRHIFIYSAGAVFYQIVNILSVKTYTNIFTLEEYGIISYLLTFIALISTSFSGIQISSALGRFYTDKQFSNEKKLIFSSCFFALFLFSFTTFTLSGAVIFPLKSALFPKISSSLVLILLLVFSFLSTQEKFLSLFFKWDLNPKLYIVFYNFSPLFSLVLVLVFSAFMKDAARSFMSGITLASLITAIVLLLLLRKNFVFVIDNNWIKKVSLFALPLIPYTSTLLVLTFADRFLIRYFIGYESVAIYSLGAKISAVISAVSSGFRNAWGPYFYSTYSEIDSGKNYARVFDLFNFFAVGTMLFVVFFSDQIISMLSTEQYYPAKTIVPFLIVSNIVFNLQYFLLGIYIKNKTIYLTYSTLIGIVLNLTLDIFLIPKFKLQGAAIATMVSFSVMFIINMVLSQRLYKIPYRIKFNLISFTPWVLLCLFWNSFFVNYLGSTIQIVLILSLYIFINNKTHVFSFREIADRIKKLPKK
- a CDS encoding 50S ribosomal protein L9, translating into MKVVLRDVVDKLGKTGDVVNVKKGYARNYLLPKKLAVAATPGALKMVEELRQQRLKKAMKGKAEAEELASMIEEKSITIKAKASPMEKLYGSVTERDIARLLKEQHGIEIDRHNVFMNEHIKKLGSHTVKIVLHSETEVNLPVWVIRKEENN